A single Triticum dicoccoides isolate Atlit2015 ecotype Zavitan chromosome 2A, WEW_v2.0, whole genome shotgun sequence DNA region contains:
- the LOC119358560 gene encoding peamaclein-like — protein sequence MAFSKHAIVLATLLLTALLMVADAQPTPKIDCLLSCNARCAKNWRNKICNKDCNICCDKCNCVPSGTGQETRNECPCYANLVDSKTGKLKCP from the exons ATGGCGTTCTCCAAGCATGCCATCGTACTCGCCACTCTCCTCCTCACCGCCCTCCTCATGGTTGCGGATGCTCAGCCGACACCCAAGATAG ATTGCCTGTTATCGTGTAACGCTCGTTGCGCGAAGAACTGGAGGAACAAGATATGTAACAAGGACTGCAATATCTGTTGCGACAAGTGTAACTGCGTCCCTTCCGGCACAGGCCAGGAGACCCGTAACGAATGCCCCTGCTACGCCAACTTGGTTGACTCAAAGACCGGCAAGCTCAAGTGCCCATAG